The proteins below are encoded in one region of Corynebacterium felinum:
- the yhjD gene encoding inner membrane protein YhjD, translating to MATTTRPNQDRTDEYGIERSNADELGFIDRYRDKWPWFDHIMLMNERYTQRGGNQFAAGITYFSVLSMFPLLMLSFAAIASVLANRPDVLMEINERVSSTIEGSLGETVNNIISTAIDQRSAMFGVGGATALWSGLNWMNNLRYGVSKMWNYPIDEGNFVKTKIADFLGLIGVLLLLAVALGITVVGSSGLTMTLLEFAHLDQIPGIGIMTTIVALVLGIVANFLVFFWLLKKLPRGEVPRKSAVQASLIGAVAFEVFKQLGSVFFSSALNNPAGATFGPIIGVMVLFYFIWRILLYTSAWAATSKEALEIAQLDAPAPAVIYVRQEVATGPNPTTSVGVGAVLGAVGAGIIGLFMRKK from the coding sequence GTGGCTACTACTACACGACCTAATCAAGATCGCACCGATGAATACGGGATCGAGCGTAGCAATGCTGACGAATTAGGATTCATTGATCGTTACCGCGATAAGTGGCCGTGGTTTGACCACATCATGCTGATGAATGAGCGCTATACCCAGCGTGGTGGCAACCAATTTGCCGCAGGTATTACCTACTTTTCTGTCCTGAGCATGTTCCCGTTGCTGATGCTGAGCTTCGCAGCGATCGCATCGGTACTGGCGAACCGGCCTGATGTGCTTATGGAAATCAACGAGCGGGTATCGTCCACTATTGAAGGTTCGCTAGGCGAGACTGTCAATAACATCATTTCCACCGCTATCGATCAGCGTAGTGCCATGTTTGGTGTCGGTGGTGCAACCGCCTTGTGGTCCGGTTTGAACTGGATGAATAACCTGCGTTACGGGGTGTCCAAGATGTGGAATTACCCCATTGATGAAGGCAATTTTGTGAAAACAAAAATTGCGGATTTCCTTGGCCTGATCGGTGTTTTGCTGCTGTTGGCCGTAGCTTTGGGCATTACTGTGGTCGGCAGCTCTGGATTGACCATGACTCTTTTGGAATTCGCTCACCTTGATCAAATCCCAGGTATTGGGATTATGACTACCATCGTTGCGTTGGTGTTGGGTATTGTTGCGAACTTCCTCGTGTTTTTCTGGCTGTTGAAAAAACTCCCACGCGGCGAGGTTCCCCGCAAGTCGGCAGTGCAGGCCAGCTTGATTGGTGCGGTCGCTTTTGAGGTGTTTAAGCAGCTCGGTTCGGTGTTTTTCTCCTCCGCGTTGAATAACCCCGCGGGGGCAACATTTGGTCCGATCATTGGTGTGATGGTGCTGTTTTATTTCATCTGGCGGATTTTGTTGTACACCTCCGCGTGGGCGGCAACGTCGAAGGAAGCGCTGGAAATTGCGCAGTTGGATGCGCCTGCGCCTGCTGTGATCTATGTGCGTCAGGAAGTTGCTACAGGCCCGAACCCTACAACCTCTGTAGGTGTTGGTGCAGTACTAGGTGCTGTGGGTGCGGGAATTATTGGGCTTTTCATGCGCAAGAAGTAA
- the trpS gene encoding tryptophan--tRNA ligase: protein MTETGKPVAKKRVLSGIQPTADSYHLGNFLGALKQWIDLQDEYEAFYFIPDLHAITVDQDPKELRKRTIAGAAQLLALGIDPERSTLFVQSHVHEHAELAWVLTCMTGFGEAGRMTQFKDKSAKRGADRTSAGLYTYPMLMAADILLYRPQLVPVGEDQRQHLELTRTLAERFNSRYKKTFPVPEALIPQGAAKIYDLQEPTAKMSKSAENEKGLINLLDDPKISTKRIKSAVTDNDAEIRFDKENKPGVSNLLVIQSSLTGTSIDDLVAGYQGQGYGALKADTAAALEAFVTPLRQKYTMYMDDPAELENVLAAGAEKARAVAAKTLADVYDRVGFLPPKR from the coding sequence ATGACTGAAACCGGAAAACCTGTAGCGAAAAAGCGCGTCCTGTCCGGAATCCAACCCACAGCGGATTCTTACCACCTCGGAAACTTCCTCGGCGCCCTGAAACAGTGGATCGACCTGCAGGATGAGTACGAGGCTTTTTACTTTATCCCTGATCTCCACGCCATTACCGTCGATCAGGACCCTAAAGAACTGCGCAAGCGCACCATCGCCGGTGCAGCACAGCTACTGGCTTTAGGTATCGACCCTGAACGTTCCACCTTGTTCGTCCAGTCCCACGTGCACGAACACGCCGAACTTGCCTGGGTTCTTACCTGCATGACCGGCTTCGGTGAGGCGGGGCGCATGACCCAGTTCAAAGATAAATCCGCCAAGCGCGGTGCTGACCGCACCTCCGCTGGCCTGTACACCTATCCGATGCTCATGGCTGCAGATATTCTGCTCTACCGCCCACAGCTAGTGCCTGTGGGTGAAGATCAGCGCCAGCACCTTGAGCTCACCCGCACCCTTGCTGAGCGTTTCAATTCGCGCTACAAGAAAACCTTCCCGGTGCCCGAGGCGCTCATTCCGCAGGGTGCTGCAAAGATCTACGATTTGCAGGAGCCTACGGCGAAGATGTCGAAGTCGGCAGAAAACGAAAAGGGCTTGATCAACCTGCTGGACGATCCGAAGATTTCCACCAAACGCATCAAGAGCGCCGTCACCGATAACGACGCCGAAATCCGCTTTGATAAGGAAAACAAGCCAGGTGTGTCCAACCTGCTCGTTATCCAATCCTCATTGACCGGTACCAGCATTGATGATTTGGTGGCTGGCTACCAAGGCCAAGGCTATGGTGCGCTCAAGGCTGATACCGCAGCGGCGCTTGAAGCTTTTGTTACCCCGCTGCGCCAGAAGTACACCATGTACATGGATGATCCAGCTGAGCTGGAAAATGTTTTGGCTGCAGGTGCCGAAAAAGCGCGTGCAGTGGCAGCGAAAACTCTCGCTGATGTGTACGATCGCGTGGGCTTTTTGCCCCCGAAGCGTTAG
- a CDS encoding C40 family peptidase has product MIDVSVFADEVAQWLPALVSELFELPVIPEFEQVEAVAKSFGAEPLTFIAEHKQLHDDVAEAARTVAAAVPHLVVAKESLEAIAFSHAQRAAVLIPQALNPVPAVHIPAQQALVGLYASFQQQVSQQLVVLREALAPYTRQLQRIAEKEAALRFTTGSRGRALPVGAGRSSQGEVVDALALSSGSSSSSVDERARGQRALDAARSALGTPYVWGGTTHSGFDCSGLTQWAWREAGVEIPRLAEHQTVGRPVSREELIPGDLIVWNGHVAMYAGNDQLIEAGDPVQVGPMRTTNMGMAFKGYFRPS; this is encoded by the coding sequence ATGATTGATGTTTCTGTGTTTGCTGATGAGGTTGCGCAGTGGCTTCCTGCGTTGGTGTCTGAATTGTTTGAGCTTCCGGTGATTCCTGAGTTTGAGCAGGTTGAGGCGGTTGCTAAGAGTTTTGGTGCGGAGCCGTTGACGTTTATTGCTGAGCATAAGCAGCTTCACGACGACGTGGCTGAGGCAGCCCGTACTGTTGCGGCTGCTGTTCCGCATCTGGTTGTGGCAAAGGAGTCTTTGGAGGCTATTGCTTTTTCGCATGCGCAGCGTGCGGCTGTGCTCATTCCGCAGGCGTTGAATCCTGTTCCGGCTGTGCATATTCCGGCGCAGCAGGCGTTGGTGGGTTTGTACGCGAGTTTTCAGCAGCAGGTTTCTCAGCAGTTGGTTGTGTTGAGGGAGGCGCTTGCCCCGTATACGCGGCAGTTGCAGCGGATTGCTGAGAAGGAGGCGGCGTTGCGTTTTACTACTGGTTCGCGTGGGCGTGCGCTTCCGGTGGGTGCGGGGCGTTCGTCGCAGGGGGAGGTTGTTGATGCGTTGGCGCTTTCGTCTGGTTCTTCTTCTAGTTCTGTTGATGAGCGGGCGCGGGGTCAGCGTGCGTTGGATGCTGCGCGTTCTGCTTTGGGTACCCCCTATGTGTGGGGTGGTACGACTCATAGTGGTTTCGATTGTTCTGGTTTGACCCAGTGGGCGTGGCGGGAGGCGGGGGTAGAAATTCCGCGTCTTGCTGAGCATCAAACGGTGGGCCGTCCGGTGTCGCGCGAGGAGTTGATTCCTGGTGATTTGATCGTGTGGAATGGGCATGTGGCCATGTATGCCGGTAATGATCAGTTGATTGAAGCTGGTGATCCTGTTCAAGTGGGGCCGATGCGTACAACGAATATGGGGATGGCTTTTAAGGGTTACTTTAGGCCTTCTTAA
- a CDS encoding exodeoxyribonuclease III — MKITTINVNGIRAACKQRSDDNLGFNPWLLEENPDIVLLQEVRASDKDARAALAPILDQGWHFYGAPAAAKGRAGVAILSTTELDDVRIGIEGFEDSGRYIQGTATIGDDQVTVASLYLPSGSAGTDKQDEKYRFLDSFEGFLSDAAATHELMVIGGDWNICHREQDLKNFKTNRTSSGFLSDERAFMDQVFGTFPDAQSQITDAGQWAGAVEYTSDKVRQAAENPVWFDVARRLQPEDAPYTWWTYRGQAFANDAGWRIDYQAVTAAMLTRATKAEVFKAENHAMRWSDHAPLTVTYS, encoded by the coding sequence ATGAAAATCACCACAATTAACGTCAACGGAATCCGCGCCGCCTGCAAACAGCGCTCCGACGACAACCTCGGCTTCAACCCCTGGCTGCTGGAAGAAAATCCCGACATCGTCTTGCTCCAAGAAGTGCGTGCCAGCGACAAAGATGCCCGCGCAGCCCTTGCCCCCATCCTTGATCAAGGCTGGCACTTCTACGGTGCCCCTGCCGCGGCTAAAGGTCGCGCCGGGGTGGCGATTCTGAGCACAACCGAATTAGATGATGTGCGCATCGGCATCGAGGGGTTTGAGGATTCCGGCCGCTATATTCAAGGCACCGCCACCATTGGCGATGATCAGGTGACAGTGGCCTCCTTATACTTGCCTTCCGGATCGGCCGGTACTGATAAGCAGGACGAAAAGTATCGCTTCCTTGATTCCTTCGAAGGTTTCCTCAGCGATGCTGCCGCCACGCACGAATTGATGGTGATTGGTGGGGACTGGAATATTTGCCACCGCGAGCAGGATTTGAAGAATTTCAAAACCAACCGCACCTCTTCCGGCTTCCTATCTGATGAGCGGGCCTTCATGGATCAGGTCTTTGGCACCTTCCCGGACGCCCAGTCGCAGATCACTGATGCGGGCCAGTGGGCCGGTGCTGTTGAATACACCTCCGACAAGGTGCGCCAAGCAGCAGAAAACCCGGTGTGGTTCGATGTGGCACGCCGCCTCCAACCCGAGGACGCCCCCTATACGTGGTGGACCTACCGTGGCCAAGCTTTCGCCAATGACGCCGGGTGGCGCATTGATTACCAAGCTGTAACTGCCGCCATGCTCACACGTGCCACCAAAGCTGAGGTGTTTAAAGCAGAAAACCACGCGATGCGCTGGTCGGATCACGCACCACTAACAGTCACCTATAGCTAA
- a CDS encoding phospho-sugar mutase — protein sequence MAESVSFGTAGMRAPVGPAAHHMNVGQVTRISSCIAAWLALNASPRKSGHDRAAFESVRDLGIGQAFHDEDPAPKVVVGYDSRYGSHIFATTTAEVFAGAGFEVFLMPTPTPTPLVPWLIRKWGLDGGVQITASHNPASDNGYKVYMGNGRQMPRSGEVAVERLLVDAPAASAIPRVTVRPCQDVVRRYIDEVTAVVIPEQGDLLRINNERASLTIALTALHGVGGRSIMQALQTAGFAQVHSVASQHYPDPTFPTVSFPNPEEPSALVELFELGEQVQADVLLALDPDADRCAVGIRTKAGHLKMLRGDETGPLLATRLVPRYSGEGQRPVVATTVVSSQLLGVIAEDMGWDLRLTFTGFKNLNAAAGDEPVTFAYEEAMGISPTPWIVDDKDGIATALIVASWAAELHAKGLDFDDELEALYRRYGYFTGTQVSVRTQDPSALMHTCIENLPHRLCGVDVTAKTVPVLSNTCGMSESSRPPAGLVLNGECEVGKVRVIVRASGTEPKVKVYIEVVQENGSTADRGSAVALVDALAAELSTLLARL from the coding sequence ATGGCCGAGTCTGTGAGTTTTGGTACTGCGGGGATGCGGGCTCCGGTGGGCCCTGCGGCGCATCATATGAATGTTGGTCAGGTGACTCGGATTTCGTCGTGTATTGCGGCGTGGTTGGCGTTGAATGCGTCGCCGCGGAAGTCGGGGCATGATCGTGCGGCTTTTGAGTCTGTGCGGGATTTGGGGATTGGGCAGGCGTTTCATGATGAGGATCCGGCGCCGAAGGTGGTTGTGGGTTACGATTCGCGTTACGGTTCTCATATTTTTGCTACGACGACGGCTGAGGTTTTTGCGGGTGCGGGTTTTGAGGTGTTTTTGATGCCTACCCCTACCCCGACGCCGTTGGTTCCGTGGTTGATTCGCAAGTGGGGTTTGGATGGGGGTGTGCAGATTACTGCCTCGCATAATCCGGCGAGTGATAATGGTTACAAGGTGTATATGGGGAATGGGCGGCAGATGCCCCGTTCGGGTGAGGTTGCTGTTGAGCGTTTGCTTGTCGACGCCCCTGCGGCGTCGGCGATTCCGCGCGTGACCGTTCGTCCTTGCCAGGATGTGGTGCGTCGCTATATTGATGAGGTGACTGCTGTGGTTATTCCGGAGCAGGGGGATTTGTTGCGGATTAATAATGAGCGGGCTTCTCTTACTATTGCGTTGACTGCGTTGCATGGGGTGGGTGGGCGTAGCATTATGCAGGCATTGCAGACTGCGGGGTTTGCGCAGGTGCATTCGGTTGCTTCGCAGCATTATCCTGATCCGACTTTTCCTACTGTGAGTTTCCCGAATCCGGAGGAGCCTTCAGCGTTGGTGGAGCTGTTTGAGTTGGGTGAACAGGTGCAGGCGGATGTGTTGTTGGCTCTCGATCCGGATGCGGATCGTTGTGCGGTGGGGATTCGGACGAAGGCTGGGCATTTGAAGATGTTGCGTGGCGATGAAACTGGTCCGCTTCTTGCCACTCGCCTTGTGCCCCGCTATTCGGGTGAGGGGCAGCGCCCGGTGGTGGCCACTACTGTTGTCTCTTCGCAGCTTTTGGGGGTGATAGCAGAGGATATGGGTTGGGATTTGCGGCTGACTTTTACTGGTTTTAAAAATTTGAATGCTGCTGCGGGCGATGAGCCTGTGACTTTTGCGTATGAAGAAGCGATGGGTATTTCGCCCACACCGTGGATTGTTGATGACAAAGATGGCATTGCCACGGCTTTGATTGTGGCTAGTTGGGCGGCGGAGTTGCACGCCAAGGGTTTGGATTTTGACGATGAGTTGGAAGCGCTCTACCGCCGTTATGGCTATTTCACTGGCACTCAGGTTTCGGTGCGTACCCAGGATCCGAGTGCATTGATGCACACGTGTATTGAGAATCTTCCACACAGGTTGTGTGGGGTGGATGTGACAGCTAAGACTGTTCCGGTGCTGAGTAATACGTGTGGGATGTCAGAATCGTCGCGCCCGCCTGCGGGTCTTGTGCTGAATGGTGAGTGTGAGGTGGGTAAGGTGCGTGTGATTGTCCGCGCCTCGGGCACGGAACCGAAGGTGAAAGTGTATATCGAGGTTGTGCAGGAGAATGGCAGCACTGCTGATCGTGGCAGCGCTGTTGCGCTTGTCGACGCCCTAGCCGCCGAGCTCAGTACCCTTCTGGCCCGCCTGTAG
- a CDS encoding amidohydrolase codes for MDAWIRDNEEQIYRWRRHFHQHPELSDQEHETTAFIAARLREYGLSPVLFPGTGLMVDIGPNTEHKLAFRADIDALPIHENTGYEFSSVTPGVMHACGHDIHTTVALGLACALAETHAKNPLNMGVRIIFQPAEEVMDSGAPNVIKLGVLEGVTSIFAVHAEPKLRTGTVGVRVGPITSAGDVVEIKVTGPGGHSSRPHLSADVVFALSKIVTDLPGLLSRRVDPRTATVMVFGALHAGSAPNAIPEEGVVRGTIRTADIMVWRGIQQLLEELVAAIVAPTGCGFEVDYVKGVPPVVNDDVCTAVLADAARSVDPQSVVQASQSSGGEDFSWYLEHVPGSMARLGCWDGVSTPSDLHKATMLADEKCIPVGIRLFAGIVQRFHAECGYVFSGEL; via the coding sequence GTGGATGCGTGGATTCGCGACAATGAGGAGCAGATTTATCGCTGGCGACGTCATTTCCACCAGCACCCCGAGCTGAGTGATCAGGAGCATGAAACAACTGCCTTTATCGCTGCCCGCTTGCGGGAGTACGGTTTGTCACCTGTGCTGTTTCCCGGCACTGGGTTGATGGTGGATATTGGCCCTAATACTGAGCATAAGCTTGCGTTTCGTGCGGATATTGATGCCTTGCCGATCCATGAGAATACGGGCTACGAATTTAGTTCGGTGACACCTGGGGTGATGCATGCGTGTGGTCACGATATTCACACCACGGTTGCGTTGGGTTTGGCGTGTGCGCTTGCTGAAACGCATGCGAAAAATCCGTTGAATATGGGTGTGCGTATCATCTTCCAGCCGGCGGAGGAAGTGATGGATTCTGGTGCGCCGAATGTGATCAAGTTGGGTGTGCTTGAGGGTGTGACGAGTATTTTTGCGGTGCATGCGGAGCCGAAGTTGCGTACGGGTACGGTTGGTGTGCGTGTGGGTCCGATTACGTCGGCGGGTGATGTGGTTGAGATTAAGGTGACGGGTCCTGGTGGGCATTCGTCTCGCCCGCATTTGAGTGCTGATGTGGTGTTTGCTTTGTCGAAGATTGTCACGGATTTGCCGGGGTTGTTGTCGCGTAGGGTTGATCCGCGTACGGCGACGGTGATGGTGTTTGGTGCGTTGCATGCTGGTTCGGCACCGAATGCTATTCCGGAGGAGGGTGTGGTTCGGGGCACGATTCGTACTGCGGATATTATGGTTTGGCGTGGTATTCAGCAGTTGTTGGAGGAGTTGGTTGCGGCGATTGTGGCTCCGACTGGCTGCGGATTTGAGGTTGATTATGTTAAGGGTGTGCCCCCTGTGGTCAATGATGATGTGTGTACAGCTGTGCTCGCCGACGCCGCCCGCAGCGTTGATCCTCAGTCGGTGGTGCAGGCGTCGCAGTCGTCTGGTGGTGAGGATTTCTCCTGGTATTTGGAGCATGTGCCAGGTTCGATGGCACGTTTGGGGTGCTGGGATGGTGTGAGTACTCCGAGTGATTTGCATAAGGCGACAATGCTTGCGGATGAGAAGTGTATTCCTGTGGGGATTCGTTTGTTTGCGGGTATTGTGCAGCGTTTTCATGCGGAGTGTGGTTACGTGTTTAGTGGCGAGCTGTAG
- a CDS encoding MFS transporter has translation MPLQTEISPQGRLIVMIAIGLGGFAIGVGEFVAMGLLKDIAHAYSIAENTAGHIISAYALGVVLGAPIITALTGMIPRRRLLLILVGAFVAGNALTVVAPSFGTLVFARFITGVPHGAFFSVSALVVTSMAEHNKRGRALAFVGMGFPLSSLLGVPAAQALGHQWGWSYAYVLVTAFSLSTLVALWFLLPHMVLMSPTSPLAELGSLKRAQVWFSLAIGAVGFGGMFAVYTYISWTMTQRAGVAEEWMWLVLSIYGVGMIVGNWIGGRLSDWSVDYGVLVSLGAIVASLLLFSVASASTIPAIVCFAIIGASASALIPCLQLRLMDVAGKAKTLAGALNHAALNIANAAGAFMGGAVIAAGYGYNAPAIAGAGLGVAAIVIWLIARAYRRPHPCTTTLTPAPSSAG, from the coding sequence ATCCCCCTGCAAACTGAGATTTCCCCGCAAGGGCGCCTCATCGTCATGATTGCCATCGGACTCGGGGGTTTTGCCATCGGCGTCGGCGAGTTCGTCGCAATGGGGTTGCTGAAAGATATTGCGCACGCGTACTCGATTGCGGAAAACACGGCAGGGCACATCATTTCCGCCTACGCCTTAGGTGTGGTGCTTGGCGCCCCGATCATTACAGCGCTCACCGGCATGATCCCGCGGCGGCGCCTGCTGCTGATCCTCGTGGGCGCTTTCGTTGCGGGTAATGCTTTAACAGTTGTTGCCCCAAGCTTTGGCACCTTGGTGTTTGCGCGCTTTATCACCGGCGTGCCGCACGGCGCGTTTTTCTCCGTGTCGGCGCTGGTCGTGACCTCCATGGCGGAGCATAATAAGCGTGGCCGGGCGCTGGCTTTTGTGGGCATGGGCTTCCCGCTGTCGAGTTTGCTGGGTGTGCCCGCCGCGCAAGCTCTCGGCCACCAGTGGGGTTGGTCTTATGCGTACGTGCTGGTCACCGCGTTTTCTTTGAGTACGTTGGTGGCGTTGTGGTTCCTGCTTCCGCACATGGTGCTCATGTCGCCGACGAGTCCGCTGGCTGAGCTTGGTTCGCTCAAGCGCGCCCAGGTGTGGTTCTCGCTTGCGATTGGTGCGGTCGGTTTCGGCGGCATGTTTGCGGTGTATACCTACATTTCGTGGACGATGACTCAGCGCGCCGGTGTGGCAGAAGAGTGGATGTGGTTGGTGTTGAGCATCTACGGCGTCGGAATGATTGTGGGCAACTGGATTGGGGGTCGGTTGAGTGACTGGAGCGTTGATTACGGCGTACTGGTCTCCCTAGGCGCAATCGTCGCATCGCTGCTGCTCTTTAGCGTTGCGAGCGCTTCTACTATCCCCGCGATTGTGTGTTTCGCCATTATCGGCGCGTCTGCTTCCGCCCTGATCCCGTGCCTACAGCTGCGTTTGATGGATGTGGCGGGTAAGGCGAAAACTCTTGCCGGTGCGCTCAATCATGCGGCATTGAATATTGCGAACGCGGCGGGTGCGTTCATGGGTGGTGCCGTGATCGCTGCAGGATACGGCTATAACGCACCCGCAATCGCCGGTGCAGGCTTAGGTGTTGCTGCGATTGTGATCTGGCTGATTGCTCGTGCGTATCGACGCCCCCACCCCTGCACAACTACCCTCACCCCTGCCCCTTCCTCAGCAGGTTAA
- a CDS encoding carboxypeptidase-like regulatory domain-containing protein — translation MSWIRDLLRRILSIIISAVISVASFFGLSGLFKTTTPADAQAGFHLTVVDQAGHPWSQCLVALSWENDERAKFTDDAGYFHASLVPGKHTVTVNCPATAQPKVFDVTLPDQHSFALTLTMPRG, via the coding sequence GTGAGTTGGATTCGGGATCTTTTGCGTCGCATTTTGAGCATAATTATTAGTGCGGTGATCTCAGTGGCCTCATTTTTTGGGCTATCAGGGCTGTTTAAAACCACAACTCCAGCTGACGCGCAGGCGGGCTTTCATTTGACGGTGGTCGATCAGGCCGGCCATCCGTGGTCGCAGTGTTTGGTGGCGTTGTCGTGGGAAAATGATGAGCGCGCAAAGTTCACTGATGATGCCGGGTATTTCCATGCCTCACTCGTGCCAGGCAAACACACGGTGACGGTGAATTGTCCCGCCACCGCACAGCCAAAGGTTTTTGACGTAACCCTTCCCGATCAACACAGTTTCGCACTCACCTTAACCATGCCACGCGGATAA
- the upp gene encoding uracil phosphoribosyltransferase: MDIRIVDHPLAASRLTIMRDERTDNAGFRAALADLGAMLIYEASRDLEIEKFPLKTPVALTEGTRLQDPPIIVPVIRAGLGMVDPALKMIPDAQVGFIGLARNEVTHEPVPYLEALPEDLSGRTVFIVDPMLATGGSLLHAVRILAERGATDITAVCMVSAQDGVDALANSGLPVRLVTATIDPGLNEDAYIVPGLGDAGDRLYGPRNIDL, from the coding sequence ATGGATATTAGGATCGTGGACCACCCGCTGGCCGCTTCACGTTTGACAATTATGCGTGATGAGCGCACCGATAACGCCGGATTCCGTGCCGCTCTCGCCGATCTGGGTGCAATGCTGATCTACGAAGCATCACGAGATCTTGAAATAGAAAAATTCCCCCTGAAAACACCCGTCGCCCTCACCGAAGGCACCCGCCTCCAAGACCCACCCATCATCGTCCCCGTCATCCGCGCCGGGCTGGGCATGGTCGACCCCGCACTCAAAATGATCCCCGACGCACAAGTCGGCTTCATCGGACTAGCACGCAACGAAGTCACCCACGAACCCGTCCCATACCTCGAAGCACTACCCGAAGACCTATCCGGGCGCACCGTATTCATCGTTGACCCCATGTTGGCCACCGGCGGCTCACTACTCCACGCAGTACGAATCCTCGCCGAACGCGGCGCAACCGACATCACAGCAGTATGCATGGTCTCCGCCCAAGACGGCGTCGATGCGCTCGCAAACTCCGGGCTGCCCGTACGCCTCGTCACCGCCACCATCGACCCAGGCCTCAACGAAGACGCCTACATCGTGCCAGGGCTTGGCGACGCCGGCGACAGGCTCTACGGACCCCGCAACATCGACCTATAA
- a CDS encoding ATP-binding protein, with protein sequence MQAHLRRNIQDWLAELLTTFCAVEICGARQVGKTTLATMMGSVLAKEMAFFSLDDPEVLNAAQNDPRGFLGQADNRIMVIDEFQRAPELVLPLKAAIDADRTPGRFIITGSSQLLAEKSADSLVGRVISCTLRGFSQGELRGYKEDFITRVISGVDPLEEKTTADRSEYVDIVARGSMPEVQTLSPRMRTAWFDSYLERITSKDIQELRRVPEPHRVLTLLRELAAVQGYEAVIGRLANLANIPATTTSAFVSLLRSVFLIDVIPPWTPNLLKREVGRPKIIMSDSGLGVHLTRTHPDILKNIIHGQAFGGMLEAFIVSELLRQQTWSETDWSLAHYRSPDDREVDIIVELADQRIIAIEVKAASTVNATDFKHLEWLRDKYREKFVAGFVMNTDTQGRLLGPKLYSLPVASLWKE encoded by the coding sequence ATGCAAGCGCATCTTCGCCGTAATATTCAAGACTGGTTGGCCGAACTTTTAACCACCTTTTGTGCTGTTGAGATTTGTGGCGCGAGACAGGTTGGCAAGACTACGTTGGCTACGATGATGGGGTCGGTGCTGGCTAAAGAAATGGCTTTCTTTAGCCTCGACGATCCTGAAGTGCTCAACGCTGCGCAAAACGATCCGCGGGGATTTCTCGGCCAAGCTGACAACCGAATCATGGTTATCGACGAGTTTCAACGAGCCCCAGAGCTTGTCTTGCCATTAAAAGCAGCGATTGATGCGGACCGCACTCCTGGGCGATTCATTATCACTGGTAGTTCTCAATTACTTGCAGAAAAATCAGCCGATAGTTTAGTTGGGCGCGTCATTAGCTGCACGCTGCGGGGGTTTAGTCAAGGAGAATTACGCGGGTACAAAGAAGACTTCATTACACGAGTAATAAGCGGTGTAGATCCACTGGAGGAAAAAACTACTGCAGACCGTAGCGAATACGTCGACATTGTCGCTCGTGGCTCAATGCCGGAGGTGCAAACGCTTTCGCCACGCATGCGAACCGCATGGTTCGATTCCTACTTGGAAAGGATCACTTCAAAAGATATTCAAGAACTCAGGCGAGTCCCTGAACCGCACCGAGTACTTACCCTGCTTCGTGAACTCGCAGCAGTCCAGGGATATGAAGCTGTTATCGGTAGGCTCGCCAATCTTGCTAACATTCCTGCGACTACCACCAGCGCATTCGTGTCACTTTTGCGTTCAGTGTTTCTCATCGATGTAATCCCACCATGGACGCCAAACTTGCTCAAACGTGAAGTGGGAAGACCAAAGATAATCATGAGTGATTCCGGCTTGGGGGTTCATCTGACCCGAACCCACCCCGACATCCTCAAAAACATCATCCACGGGCAAGCCTTTGGTGGAATGCTCGAAGCGTTTATCGTAAGTGAATTGCTGCGACAACAAACCTGGAGCGAAACAGACTGGAGTCTTGCGCATTATCGAAGCCCCGACGATAGGGAAGTCGACATTATTGTGGAACTGGCTGACCAGCGCATTATAGCGATCGAAGTCAAAGCAGCGTCGACAGTCAACGCCACAGATTTCAAACACCTAGAGTGGTTGCGGGATAAATACAGGGAGAAATTTGTCGCAGGCTTCGTGATGAACACCGACACCCAAGGAAGACTACTTGGCCCGAAACTCTATTCACTTCCAGTCGCAAGCCTGTGGAAGGAATAA